CACTGTTTGTCTGATTGAAAGTCAATCCTTTATCATCTGGCCGGCGTGTCATAGTCGGTCCCCTAGAACACTTTCAAGAGCTTCACTTTCAGTTCCTCCCTAGCGGATAGGTTTCCATATTACCAGCTGTTAATTATTCATCTATGTTCGCTTGGCGCCTCAGCTGGAAAATAAAGCAAACCCTTTGGACTGGTGATACAGAATAACACAGTGACCTCTCTGCTGAACCCAGCTGCATTGTCCATTTGTCTCCTACTGTTGGTAAGAGTGAAACTGGAGCCCAGGTGGAGATTATTTCTTCACATGTAAAACTCGTCTCTCGCACAAGTCCATAAACAGCCAGCACAGTGAAGGGTGCGCAGTGCTTGAAGAGCTAGGTACAGTCCCTTTTGTAATGTGCAAAATGATATCTCTGCAGTGTAACCATCTCTATTACAGGGGGAAGAGATTGTCTTACCCTTTGGATTTGCTTCAAAGAACACAACAAATGAGCTTGTGCTGCTTGCTATGGATGGGGTGCGCCTAAGCTTATTcacaaaaaaggagaaaagtcAGACGTAGTAGCAACTAAAATGTGGCCATACAAGTATGAGTTGATTACCTGGTAATCATTTAAAGATGAACACTGATAGTCAACTACTCTAATGACTGTAAAAATGGAACATGGCAGgtttgtttctgctctgcaTTAGTTTATTCATCACTAAAATTGTATAATTAAAACCAAATGCATTAAAACAGATCTGCTACATACTAATAATAACAGTTTATTTTGATGCATCCATTACCAAATCTTCACAACATGTACAGTAGATATGTCCTTGACAAAATAAACAGGAGATAGATTATGTCAGTTTTCCTTTTCATTGTTGCATGATGTGTGAGCCCTTTGAAAAGTTCTGATGACACACACGGACGCTTAAGTATTCAGGAAGCACTCTGGATTGTTGCAGAAAGTGGAGGGATGATGGACAAGCACACTGatggatggagaaaaaaaaaaagaaaattgtgaAACAGACCTTGGAGACCTTGTGAAATTGTTTCTACACAATCTATTGTACCAGCAGACATAACATTACATAAATTCAATGTAACCATTTGCTCTTAATTGTGTGCTTAATTATATGCAATTAGGTAAAATAAGATTACAGATTGCATCCAAGTGCCAGTCTATTTCTCATGTCTCTTGTAGAATTTAAGACTCCCAATACAATACTGTATAAACTACACAAATGTTTGACATTTAATTACAACTGTAGCATACAACTTCCCATCTATTTACCTGTAAACGCAGACACATCAATCACGTGCCCGGGGTGGCTGGTAGTACTGCTGCGTTGGTCTTGTGCGTCTAGGCTGTCCATCTCCCCCTCGGCGAAACTCTAGTGAACTGTCATAGTAACCGTCATCTTCTTCCTACCATTGTACATTGGATATGGTTGAGATGTGTTACTGTGAATAATCAGACTACATATCATTTACCCTTCATCACCGTTAGTTGCTTCTACCTGGTATTAACCAGCATGTTTTGATCTTAATAATGATTTTGCTCTACTTACCAACACATCAGGAGCCACTGGTTTGATGTTATGCAGGAGGACCTCTTCACAGTTTCCATAATCACTAAATACAACAACAGCCGTAGAGCCTGATGGATGCACAGCATCTATTCTGGCATGGTAGAActtgacacacagacaaacaaaataaacaccaaATTAATGACAAACCACAAACCCTGTCAACACAATGGCattcattattttcatattttgatTATCAGATGTAAAAAATGTGTGAATGACATACCTTACTGTCTTCCCAGTACAGAGCAAGGCACTGGTCTCCAGGTTTCCAAGCGTGTTCAACAGCATGGCTTTTCTCAAAACCTCGAGGACCTTGACCTTTACCTTGTCCCTGTCTTTTTTTGGGCCCTGGGTTGTTAGACATGTTTTTCTTCGGAGGCAAATCCCTGTTGGGTGGACAAGAATTTCCTGGCTTGATTGGCCCTGTTCTTTTATGTTCCATGTCTCCGTTTTGGAAATGAGAAGGATCCACTGACATTGCCCGAAAACCCTGTGATAGCCCCACATCTTGGGAAGTCCCTGAGCCTCCTCCCCTTGAGTTAAAGTTTGGTGGTCCACCGTCTCTTTGTCGCTCAAAGTGATCAGGGTTTGGACGATCAGCCTTACCCTTTCTCCTGTTGTGTTCTTCATTTCTTTCTGCACGTTTATTATTTCCTCTTCCCTCTACTTCACCTCCTGCATTAGGTTTTGATGTTGGTACACTGTCTTTTACCCCTCTCCTGTGAGACGGTCCAGGCATATTCCCACTGCTAAACTCTATTGGATGCTGAGGTTCTTTTGAATGTGTGGAATTCGAAGACGAGTGAAAAATTTGCTCATCTCGCATGTCTCTCCTCTCATTGTGCACTCTGTCTGATGTGCCTCGTGACCATCTCTCCTGGCCCTTCCAATGCTGGGCTTGAGCTGATGTTTGGAAGGTTGTACAGTTAGACAGAGGCTCCTGGCCAGGCTTGGGAAATTCAGTGTCTCTGTGGAAGCGAGGTGGTCTGTCATTCCTTTGTTGCCTATGGTCATTGTGGGAGGAGAACTTGGTCTGAAATGTGTCTTTGGTGTAATAGTCTGAGTTGGAGGAATTTCCTTTGTTCTCGTGATGTCTCTGTGGTGCCTGGCTCTTTGACtctgaggaaacaaaacaaatttcaAAACTATGGAAAAACAATAATAggataaacataaacaaaacaaaaccaactgctgtctgctacagtcagttcaaaaaaaaaaaaaaaagcaaatgtgcATGGGAAAGCGTCTGTCAATGTAGACTACATAATCCTGAGGATGCATATTTGAACAATTTGTTCCttccaaaaaataaatcaagcaGAAAGATGGTTTGATGGATCAGATAGAGCAGTTTACGTACCATCAATAGAGAAAACTCCCATCTTGGATTCCAAAAAATCAAACAGAGTACTTGGTCCAGAtggccttcctcctcctccctcttcttcatcttcatttcTGGACCTGCCTCTTCCCTTTCCTCTGGCTGAGAAAAAAGGATAATATAAAACCTGATGTTAAGAACTATTTAATTAATTAGTGAATGTGTGCAAGTTTTTTAATCGAAACAATGTGGCTCTTTTAGTGTTAACAGCCCCTTTCTCCAGTTATTGCCCCATATGCTGAAAAAATGCAGCGCAGCAGTCCACTGTGACTGAACAACTTTCAAGTTGCTGCAAGATTGCTTTTTGTACtgaaacaaatacaaaacaatgacatcagTTAAAGTAGAAAATCCACCTGAAACCTCCTTGTGAAAATAGTCAGCAATAAAGTGTGCATGCAGTAAAACAAGCAAAATTGCCACTGTAGACCTTCAACTGGGCATCTAGTGGTATTCACTGCATTTAAAGGACCTCCACATTACTCCACCAACCTCACTCTTACTCTGAGTACTCTGtagacacaagtgtgtgtatgtctgtgtgtgtgtgtgtatgaaccTCTGGGCGGTGGCTTGTTAGATTCAGCTACCACAGGGCCACATCTGCTACCAGAAGATCCAGTCAGCAGGCTGTTTAGTGCCACTTCGAGGTTGTTATTATTGTCCATCAGAGCTTGTcgagcagcctccctgttaaaGCCCATCTCCATGATGTCTCTCAGTGCTCGCTCGTCCACCTGCCCAtcggaagaaagaaaaaaaacattgtatgGATAAGGTACAAAATGTACAGGGAGATGGGAAAACGACATGTGGGCATAATGGTTACAATAATAAGGGAAAATAAGAACATTTTAGACTCAAGAGGTAAGCTTTTGTATGACAGAGAAAGGTGGAGTGGATAAATCCACAACAAACCTCCCATTTTTAATTCTGCTTTACCTTAACGTACATTTAGGGTTTAAACCATCCTATGCATTCCAAAGCCAAACACTATAATATCATCTTCCATCCTATTTATGTGTTCAGCCCAAAGCTTGCTGATTTCAGCCAAGAAACTGGCAGGCCACAGCACAAAGCAAGACAAATGGACTGCCACCTGATTGGAAAACCTGACCAGGTCTCCAGTTCATTTACATTTCTACAAAATCATAATCAATGCCTCGCCCAGTCTCTGAACCATGAAATAAGACTTCAAACCAGACCAAAAAAAGAACTGCAAAACAAGTTTCACCCTTTAAATTGCTTTGTTACACTGAATAAAGACCCTGGTAATGTGAGGTAAAACCATTATTTCAACACaggcaaaaatgtttttacaggtTTGTCTTCTCACCAGCTCTCGGTAGTTTCCATCTTGTCTGCTTTCCGTTCTTTCAACCCTGTCGTCTCGTCTCCTCTGTTGGTATGAGTCTCGGCCtcgggaggaggaggcagcattGGACAAATTACTACCTGCATTTCCTCCACCACCAAACGTGCGGGGACCCTAAcaagttaagaaaaagaaattagGATCAATAGAACACAATGAAATTATCACTTTAAATTTGAAGCAATGTAAGATTAAAGGTAATGCCAATAAGAAGTGTGCATTTTTACACGGAGGACAAATGTAATGATAGGAGGTGGTGGCACCATACGTATGTGTTTACATacctctttggtcttggccaccTCAGCAATAGCCGCTGTCCGCTGCTTTTCAAACTCATCATTCTCATCAGTACTTTTGACTGCACTTTGAGTGTGGAGGGTCTTCCTCTGGTCTAATTCTCTGCTGTCCACTTCATCTTTCCTTGCACACTTCTACAGAAAGAGTACAAACAGATCCAGAAATGTATATTTCTTTGAGTAAAAAAGTGAACAGGACAATTTCATTTTCTATAGATTTTCACTACACTTATATTAATTCATCGGTACCATTTAAGCCTTTTACTTTAAATAGCAACCTAAATTCTAAAGTTGCCTACCACCATACAGTTTTGAAACCTAACTGAGCTTTACCGGGAGAGCAGGCAGAAAAAACTAGACTTTTCTGCATGAACAACAATAACGttgtactgtatttttttgtaattcGCCATCAAAATAGCAAAAGCTCTTAAGTATGCCTAATAATTATGCTTCTGCCTTCCGAGAAATAATTGTTTTGTCTGATGAGATGCAACTAACTTCTTAAAGGGGAACGAAATGTTTAACAAACACGCAACACATATCACTTTTAAAACCATTCCTTCTGTGAAACATGGTGGAGGAAACTTCATGCTGCGAGAAactgacagaacacacagagcaaaaatCCAGGCACAGATTTGCTTCATAATACCAATTACCTTGGAGCAGAGTTGCAAAGCAGACCCACATAACACTAAGTCCCAGAGTGacccaacacaaaaaaaatacagtttcacAGAAAATCTAGAGAATGTTGAATGATAATTCCCAATTGCTCCTCAACCAACTTTACAAAGCTTGAGCAAATCTGGAATGAAGGATGGGTGAAAATCCCAAAATCCAAGTGTCAAGCTGATCCGGGTGCATCCCACTTTAAAGCTGTGATCCTTGCCAAGGGAGTACTGACTCAGAATCTGTGGCTTTTAAAACTGTTTAATTTCCCAAAAATAGCTGTGAAGTGCTAAATTGGAAAATGTAGGAAAATGTAAGATGATTTAATACTTTTTCTAGTTACTGGGAATTGAGCAAATACCTGTTTCAGATGAGGAAACTGCCACTTAACAGTATGCCCAACAAAAAAGTAATTCAAAACATTAGCATGCACTTCAAAGATTCATGAACACACTTACTATTCAAAAAAGATCTGAGAGAACACTGCCAAAAAATACACTACCAGGAGCAACACTTGGGTTTGGCCTTTTGCATATATTTACACATAC
This portion of the Parambassis ranga chromosome 3, fParRan2.1, whole genome shotgun sequence genome encodes:
- the tdrd3 gene encoding tudor domain-containing protein 3 isoform X2, whose protein sequence is MTDLSESLTKEGWFLTDEGIAELKGSAEKITHSDVIRIALDYDLRPIGRKVLPTDINSGRTEKLEGPCVLQVQKVRNISAPKDHEESQGAPRMLRLQMTDGHTTCVGLEFKHLSKISLNTPPGTKVKLLGTVQVKNGLLLLDDSKISVLGGEVDHMVEKWELQRSLAKHSRSNIGAEGGPPPFVPFGQKCARKDEVDSRELDQRKTLHTQSAVKSTDENDEFEKQRTAAIAEVAKTKEGPRTFGGGGNAGSNLSNAASSSRGRDSYQQRRRDDRVERTESRQDGNYRELVDERALRDIMEMGFNREAARQALMDNNNNLEVALNSLLTGSSGSRCGPVVAESNKPPPRARGKGRGRSRNEDEEEGGGGRPSGPSTLFDFLESKMGVFSIDESKSQAPQRHHENKGNSSNSDYYTKDTFQTKFSSHNDHRQQRNDRPPRFHRDTEFPKPGQEPLSNCTTFQTSAQAQHWKGQERWSRGTSDRVHNERRDMRDEQIFHSSSNSTHSKEPQHPIEFSSGNMPGPSHRRGVKDSVPTSKPNAGGEVEGRGNNKRAERNEEHNRRKGKADRPNPDHFERQRDGGPPNFNSRGGGSGTSQDVGLSQGFRAMSVDPSHFQNGDMEHKRTGPIKPGNSCPPNRDLPPKKNMSNNPGPKKRQGQGKGQGPRGFEKSHAVEHAWKPGDQCLALYWEDSKFYHARIDAVHPSGSTAVVVFSDYGNCEEVLLHNIKPVAPDVL
- the tdrd3 gene encoding tudor domain-containing protein 3 isoform X1; the encoded protein is MTDLSESLTKEGWFLTDEGIAELKGSAEKITHSDVIRIALDYDLRPIGRKVLPTDINSGRTEKLEGPCVLQVQKVRNISAPKDHEESQGAPRMLRLQMTDGHTTCVGLEFKHLSKISLNTPPGTKVKLLGTVQVKNGLLLLDDSKISVLGGEVDHMVEKWELQRSLAKHSRSNIGAEGGPPPFVPFGQKCARKDEVDSRELDQRKTLHTQSAVKSTDENDEFEKQRTAAIAEVAKTKEGPRTFGGGGNAGSNLSNAASSSRGRDSYQQRRRDDRVERTESRQDGNYRELVDERALRDIMEMGFNREAARQALMDNNNNLEVALNSLLTGSSGSRCGPVVAESNKPPPRARGKGRGRSRNEDEEEGGGGRPSGPSTLFDFLESKMGVFSIDESKSQAPQRHHENKGNSSNSDYYTKDTFQTKFSSHNDHRQQRNDRPPRFHRDTEFPKPGQEPLSNCTTFQTSAQAQHWKGQERWSRGTSDRVHNERRDMRDEQIFHSSSNSTHSKEPQHPIEFSSGNMPGPSHRRGVKDSVPTSKPNAGGEVEGRGNNKRAERNEEHNRRKGKADRPNPDHFERQRDGGPPNFNSRGGGSGTSQDVGLSQGFRAMSVDPSHFQNGDMEHKRTGPIKPGNSCPPNRDLPPKKNMSNNPGPKKRQGQGKGQGPRGFEKSHAVEHAWKPGDQCLALYWEDSKFYHARIDAVHPSGSTAVVVFSDYGNCEEVLLHNIKPVAPDVLEEDDGYYDSSLEFRRGGDGQPRRTRPTQQYYQPPRARD